Proteins co-encoded in one Sulfurimonas sp. HSL1-2 genomic window:
- the pstB gene encoding phosphate ABC transporter ATP-binding protein PstB: MATVIDIPSEKAIEVNNFSFTYAGASSPNLKNISMPIAKNAVTALIGPSGCGKTTLLRSFNRMHDLYPGNTYDGKIMFEGRNIVESKEDLINLRIKIGMIFQKPTAFPMSIFDNIAYGMRLQGLKNKTELADRVEKALRDAAIWDEVKDRLKHDANGLSGGQQQRLCIARAIAVEPDVLLFDEPTSALDPISTQGIEKLVMELRDRVTIIIVTHNMQQAARVSDYTGFMYLGELIELNKTDEMFVTPAEKLTQEYISGKFG; the protein is encoded by the coding sequence ATGGCGACCGTAATCGACATTCCGTCCGAAAAGGCGATCGAAGTCAACAATTTCAGTTTCACCTATGCCGGTGCTTCGTCGCCGAACCTCAAGAACATCTCCATGCCGATCGCCAAAAACGCGGTCACGGCCCTGATCGGGCCTTCGGGCTGCGGGAAAACGACCCTGCTGCGTTCGTTCAACCGCATGCACGACCTCTATCCGGGGAACACGTATGACGGCAAGATCATGTTCGAAGGGCGCAACATCGTTGAGAGCAAAGAGGACCTGATCAACCTGCGTATCAAGATCGGGATGATCTTCCAGAAGCCGACGGCGTTCCCGATGAGCATCTTCGACAACATCGCCTACGGCATGCGCCTGCAGGGACTTAAAAACAAAACCGAGCTCGCGGACCGCGTTGAGAAGGCGCTGCGCGACGCCGCGATCTGGGACGAGGTGAAAGACCGTCTCAAGCACGATGCGAACGGCCTCTCGGGCGGACAGCAGCAGCGCCTCTGTATTGCGCGCGCCATCGCCGTCGAGCCGGATGTCCTGCTCTTCGACGAACCGACCTCGGCACTCGACCCCATCTCCACCCAGGGGATCGAGAAGCTCGTCATGGAGCTGCGCGACCGCGTTACGATCATTATCGTCACGCACAACATGCAGCAGGCGGCCCGCGTCAGCGACTATACGGGCTTCATGTACCTGGGCGAGCTCATCGAGCTGAACAAGACCGACGAAATGTTCGTCACCCCGGCGGAAAAACTCACCCAGGAGTACATCAGCGGTAAATTCGGCTGA
- the pstA gene encoding phosphate ABC transporter permease PstA: MTAIEKRLLVNKIVLGLSSLSALIGIGFLFWILYVLVANGIDAINWNIFVFEGAPPGYEESGLRQALIGQLILVGVATAVGVPLGILAGTYLSEYGQKSKLAEIIRDISDIMMSAPSIVIGSFVYAIIVLPMGHFSGWAGVVALAIIMIPIILRTTDDMLQLVPSTLREAAFALGAPKYKVIMQVVYRGAKAGVLTGVLLGIARVGGETAPLLFTSFNDNFLNYDLSEPMASLTVTMFNYATSPYEDWQKMGWAAAFILSMFILGLNILGRLILLKKKGR; this comes from the coding sequence ATGACCGCGATTGAAAAACGCCTGCTCGTCAACAAGATCGTCCTCGGGCTTTCGAGCCTCTCGGCCCTGATCGGGATCGGCTTTCTCTTCTGGATCCTCTATGTCCTCGTCGCCAACGGCATCGATGCCATCAACTGGAACATCTTCGTCTTCGAAGGGGCGCCTCCGGGCTACGAGGAGAGCGGTCTGCGGCAGGCGCTGATCGGCCAGCTCATCCTGGTCGGTGTGGCGACCGCCGTCGGCGTGCCGCTGGGTATCCTGGCCGGGACCTACCTCAGCGAGTACGGCCAGAAGTCGAAGCTTGCTGAGATCATCCGCGACATCTCCGACATCATGATGAGTGCGCCGAGTATCGTTATCGGCTCCTTCGTCTACGCCATTATCGTCCTGCCGATGGGCCATTTCAGCGGCTGGGCCGGGGTCGTGGCGCTGGCGATCATCATGATCCCGATCATTCTGCGCACGACGGACGACATGCTGCAGCTGGTCCCCTCGACCCTGCGCGAGGCGGCTTTTGCCCTGGGCGCACCGAAGTACAAGGTGATCATGCAGGTCGTCTACCGCGGTGCGAAAGCGGGGGTACTGACCGGCGTTCTGCTGGGGATCGCCCGCGTGGGCGGGGAGACGGCACCGCTGCTGTTCACCTCGTTCAACGACAACTTCCTCAACTACGATCTCAGCGAGCCGATGGCGTCGCTGACGGTCACGATGTTCAACTACGCGACCAGCCCCTATGAGGACTGGCAGAAGATGGGATGGGCCGCGGCGTTCATCCTCTCGATGTTTATTCTTGGCCTCAACATTCTGGGCCGTCTGATTCTACTCAAGAAAAAAGGGAGATAG
- the pstC gene encoding phosphate ABC transporter permease subunit PstC: MTLLIDKLFANATRFVAVAILLLVAWIFTVLFQHSTEAIAAFGFDFILQDKWAPNLEKFGGFAAIAGSVISTFLAMLFAVPVAIGVAIFLSEIAPAKLKSPVGVSIELLAAIPSVIYGMWGLFYFVPIIRDVFGGLGIGMLTAGIILAIMILPFMAAVTRDAMNTTPDILKESAYALGATKWDVIKDVVIPYAKAGIIGSLILALGRAVGETMAVTFVMGNVHKISLDITAPATSIPVTLANEFTEADTDLYFSSLFELALILMVMSFVIIALAKFYFLRRTRKVK, translated from the coding sequence TTGACACTACTGATTGACAAACTGTTTGCGAACGCGACCCGCTTTGTCGCGGTGGCTATTTTGCTGCTCGTCGCCTGGATTTTTACGGTGCTTTTCCAGCACTCCACGGAGGCGATCGCCGCGTTCGGGTTTGATTTCATCCTCCAGGACAAATGGGCGCCGAACCTGGAAAAATTCGGCGGGTTCGCCGCGATTGCCGGTTCGGTGATCTCGACCTTCCTGGCGATGCTCTTCGCCGTTCCGGTCGCGATAGGGGTGGCGATCTTTCTGAGCGAGATCGCCCCGGCGAAGCTCAAATCACCCGTCGGGGTCTCCATCGAGCTGCTGGCGGCGATCCCCTCGGTCATCTACGGGATGTGGGGGCTTTTCTATTTCGTGCCCATCATCCGTGACGTTTTCGGCGGTCTGGGGATCGGGATGCTTACTGCGGGGATTATCCTCGCGATCATGATCCTGCCTTTCATGGCGGCGGTCACCCGCGACGCGATGAACACGACGCCGGACATCCTCAAAGAGTCGGCATACGCGCTGGGGGCGACGAAGTGGGACGTCATCAAGGACGTCGTCATCCCCTACGCCAAGGCGGGGATCATCGGTTCGCTGATCCTGGCCCTGGGCCGTGCCGTCGGCGAGACGATGGCCGTCACCTTCGTCATGGGGAACGTGCACAAGATCTCGCTGGACATTACCGCGCCGGCGACGTCGATTCCCGTTACCCTCGCCAATGAGTTCACGGAGGCCGATACGGATCTCTACTTCTCGAGCCTCTTCGAACTGGCGCTGATCCTGATGGTGATGAGCTTCGTCATCATCGCGCTGGCGAAGTTCTATTTTCTGCGCCGTACAAGGAAAGTGAAATGA
- a CDS encoding ATP-binding protein — protein MLKIHHSFVLQFLGIFALMGIIASFVGYFTLKESVITDYEVRLKQEIGLIESTLQYVPSLDAYIADTAPRIGKRITVIAADGTVAAESDANREEMENHANREEVMAAAKGEFGQAVRFSHTIGIDFLYVAKRIVWQGRSYTLRIAVSLQKVLDDFYKLLYRLAGVLALLLLVVVYLAVRMSRKIRYDIAQLSAYLEEISDKNYKAVVKPRYFTEFLQISLLLKNLVKKLAKRERQKRKYTARLRLINKQRNDILSAISHEFKNPIASIVGYAETLHDDPEIDGRIRQRFLQKITANAQKISTMLDRLSLSVKLENNDLAPAKSRFDLCDLATECANNITKKYTDRTLDVSCPPSSVEADRTMIDLVVTNLLDNAMKYSEGAVTLEIADGMLWVHDRGIGIAAKELDRISSKFYRVDKNTWDNSMGLGLSIVSYILALHNTKLQISSVEGEGSSFGFSLAPLMPGAASDTAPTADVPLL, from the coding sequence TTGCTGAAGATCCACCACTCATTTGTCCTCCAGTTCCTCGGCATCTTCGCGCTGATGGGGATCATTGCTTCATTCGTGGGCTACTTTACCCTTAAAGAGTCCGTCATCACTGACTACGAGGTGCGGCTCAAGCAGGAGATCGGGCTGATCGAGTCCACCCTGCAGTACGTTCCCAGCCTTGACGCTTACATTGCGGATACGGCGCCGCGGATCGGGAAACGCATCACCGTCATTGCCGCCGACGGCACGGTGGCCGCGGAGAGCGATGCCAACCGCGAAGAGATGGAAAACCACGCCAACCGCGAAGAGGTCATGGCCGCCGCCAAAGGGGAGTTCGGCCAGGCCGTCCGCTTCTCCCATACGATCGGCATCGATTTTCTCTATGTGGCCAAACGCATCGTCTGGCAGGGGCGCTCTTACACGCTGCGCATCGCCGTCAGTCTGCAGAAGGTGCTTGACGACTTCTACAAACTGCTTTACCGGCTGGCGGGCGTCCTGGCCCTGCTGCTGCTCGTCGTGGTCTACCTCGCGGTACGGATGAGCCGCAAGATCCGCTACGACATCGCCCAGCTCTCGGCCTACCTCGAAGAGATCAGCGACAAGAACTACAAAGCGGTCGTGAAACCGCGCTATTTCACGGAGTTCCTGCAGATCTCGCTGCTGCTCAAGAACCTCGTCAAGAAGCTGGCCAAGCGGGAGCGCCAGAAGCGCAAGTACACGGCGCGGCTGCGCCTCATCAACAAGCAGCGCAATGATATCCTCTCGGCGATCAGCCACGAGTTCAAGAACCCGATCGCCTCGATCGTCGGCTACGCGGAGACGCTCCATGACGATCCGGAAATCGACGGCCGGATCCGGCAGCGCTTCTTGCAGAAGATCACGGCCAACGCCCAGAAGATCTCGACGATGCTCGACCGCCTGTCGCTCTCCGTCAAGCTCGAGAACAATGACCTGGCCCCGGCGAAGAGCCGGTTTGATCTCTGCGATCTGGCCACCGAGTGTGCAAACAACATTACGAAAAAGTACACCGACCGGACCCTGGACGTCTCCTGTCCCCCCAGCAGTGTCGAAGCGGACCGCACGATGATCGACCTGGTCGTCACGAACCTGCTCGATAACGCGATGAAATACTCCGAAGGGGCGGTGACACTGGAGATAGCGGACGGGATGCTCTGGGTCCATGACCGGGGGATCGGCATCGCCGCAAAGGAGCTTGACCGTATCAGCAGCAAGTTCTACCGCGTCGACAAGAACACCTGGGACAATTCGATGGGACTGGGGCTCTCCATCGTCAGCTACATCCTGGCCCTGCACAACACGAAGCTGCAGATCAGCAGCGTGGAAGGGGAGGGCTCCTCGTTCGGTTTCAGCCTCGCCCCCCTCATGCCGGGTGCCGCTTCGGATACCGCGCCGACAGCCGACGTCCCACTGCTCTGA
- a CDS encoding response regulator transcription factor, translating into MQTTIVIVEDEEDLLELIEYNLEKEGFETIGFLNTKNVRRVLEEESVDLMIMDRNLPGAEGSEFVALLRKEGIQTPVIYLSAKNKESDIEEGFMRGGDDYMTKPFNMKELLLRINAVLRRTKGTPSEGVVAYRDILLNLASREVTIEGSPITLTKLEFDLLHTLISNQNVVLDRDYLLEHVWGGDEVYQDRTVNVAINRLKEKIDPDKSKEYIKTVRGVGYTLC; encoded by the coding sequence ATGCAAACGACGATAGTCATTGTTGAGGATGAAGAGGACCTTCTTGAACTCATCGAGTACAACCTGGAAAAAGAGGGGTTTGAGACGATCGGATTCCTGAACACGAAAAACGTCCGCCGCGTGCTCGAGGAGGAGTCGGTCGACCTGATGATCATGGACCGGAACCTTCCCGGTGCGGAGGGGAGCGAATTCGTCGCTTTGCTGCGCAAGGAGGGGATCCAGACCCCGGTCATCTACCTCAGCGCCAAGAACAAAGAGAGCGATATCGAAGAGGGGTTCATGCGCGGCGGGGACGACTATATGACCAAGCCTTTCAATATGAAAGAGCTGCTGCTGCGCATCAACGCCGTGCTCCGCCGGACCAAGGGTACGCCCTCCGAGGGTGTCGTTGCCTACCGGGACATCCTGCTCAACCTCGCCTCGCGGGAGGTGACCATCGAGGGAAGCCCCATCACGCTCACCAAACTCGAATTCGACCTGCTGCATACGCTGATCTCCAACCAGAACGTCGTCCTTGACCGGGACTACCTGCTTGAACATGTCTGGGGAGGCGATGAGGTCTACCAGGACCGCACCGTCAACGTCGCCATCAACCGCCTCAAAGAGAAGATCGACCCGGACAAGAGCAAAGAGTACATCAAAACGGTACGCGGAGTAGGGTACACACTTTGCTGA
- a CDS encoding PhoU domain-containing protein encodes MSMLPRYETKLREIQGMVAEIIHKEVTANRMALEAYSAKNADGFEAATETLKMIENDGNTVDNEIVKTFALFGPEAQELRGLVAYLKMTNELVRIAEGTKKYARRIRELMQSDCNLEPFDNAIVQLHKSVVNALTSIYECVSKIDSCDVEETYRKVMVEESKNDDLFAILEKDIMSMIISEHELSASYVRMLGTLRKLERVCDRAVNVANLLMFEHKGGKLQSY; translated from the coding sequence ATGAGCATGCTTCCACGCTACGAAACAAAGTTGCGCGAGATACAGGGGATGGTCGCCGAGATCATTCATAAAGAGGTTACAGCAAACCGTATGGCTCTCGAGGCGTACAGCGCCAAGAATGCGGACGGTTTCGAAGCAGCGACGGAAACCTTGAAGATGATCGAAAACGACGGCAACACCGTCGACAACGAGATCGTGAAGACCTTTGCGCTGTTCGGACCGGAAGCCCAGGAACTCCGCGGGCTGGTGGCCTACCTCAAGATGACCAACGAACTGGTCCGCATCGCCGAAGGGACGAAAAAATATGCCCGCCGCATCCGTGAACTGATGCAGAGCGATTGCAACCTTGAACCTTTCGACAATGCCATCGTCCAGCTGCACAAGAGCGTCGTCAATGCGCTGACCAGCATCTATGAGTGCGTTTCAAAGATCGACTCCTGCGATGTTGAGGAGACCTACCGGAAAGTAATGGTTGAAGAGAGCAAAAACGACGACCTCTTCGCGATCCTCGAAAAAGATATCATGTCCATGATCATCTCCGAGCATGAGCTCTCCGCATCGTATGTCCGGATGCTGGGGACGCTGCGCAAGCTCGAACGGGTCTGCGACCGTGCCGTCAACGTTGCCAACCTGCTGATGTTCGAACACAAAGGCGGGAAACTTCAGAGCTACTAA
- the pstS gene encoding phosphate ABC transporter substrate-binding protein PstS: MFKRIATALTLASLALASASAADKISGAGASFPAPLYYDWAFNYGKETRSRVNYQSIGSGGGIKQITNRIVDFGASDKPLTTKELTKAKLLQFPAVIGAIVVAYNLPGIADEQLKLSNTLVADIFAGKITMWNDPAIAAENKGLALPNEKIIVVHRSDGSGTTYNFTYYLTKSSENWANTYGAGKAIDWAVGMGGKGNEGVSNLLKQTPFTIGYIESAYKEKNHLAAATLQTANGKWVTAREENFKAAAQYASWTKEDNFYALLALQPGDTSYPIVAATFILLPKEKAGMNKKVTAFYDYAFKQGDESAKKLGYIPLPESTKQMIREYWTTNIK; the protein is encoded by the coding sequence ATGTTCAAACGCATCGCAACTGCCCTTACGCTTGCATCACTTGCACTGGCCTCTGCATCTGCAGCCGACAAGATCAGCGGCGCGGGCGCTTCATTCCCCGCCCCGCTCTATTATGACTGGGCTTTCAACTACGGCAAAGAGACCCGTAGCCGTGTCAACTACCAGTCCATCGGTTCCGGCGGCGGGATCAAGCAGATCACGAACCGTATCGTCGACTTCGGTGCCTCCGACAAGCCGCTCACGACCAAGGAGCTGACCAAGGCGAAACTGCTCCAGTTCCCGGCTGTCATCGGTGCAATCGTCGTCGCGTATAACCTCCCGGGCATCGCCGACGAGCAGCTCAAACTCTCTAACACTCTCGTCGCCGACATCTTCGCCGGCAAAATCACGATGTGGAACGACCCGGCGATCGCCGCGGAGAACAAAGGGCTGGCGCTCCCGAACGAAAAGATCATCGTCGTACACCGTTCCGACGGGTCAGGCACGACATACAACTTTACCTATTACCTGACAAAGAGCTCCGAGAACTGGGCCAACACGTACGGTGCCGGCAAGGCGATCGACTGGGCCGTCGGTATGGGCGGCAAAGGCAACGAAGGGGTTTCCAACCTCCTCAAACAGACGCCTTTCACCATCGGTTACATCGAAAGCGCCTACAAAGAGAAGAACCACCTCGCCGCCGCGACGCTGCAGACGGCGAACGGCAAGTGGGTCACGGCCCGCGAGGAGAACTTCAAGGCGGCGGCACAGTACGCCAGCTGGACGAAAGAGGACAACTTCTACGCACTGCTGGCACTCCAGCCGGGCGACACCTCCTACCCGATCGTCGCGGCCACTTTCATCCTCCTGCCCAAAGAGAAAGCGGGCATGAACAAGAAGGTAACCGCCTTCTATGACTACGCCTTCAAGCAGGGCGACGAGAGTGCCAAGAAGCTCGGTTACATCCCGCTGCCCGAAAGCACGAAACAGATGATCCGCGAATACTGGACAACGAACATCAAATAA
- a CDS encoding response regulator, producing the protein MESYKVMIVEDDPVTAMNLQIALENQGYEVAATVDSSIQAPNKIKVYEPDIVLVDISLQEDADGIELAKYIREKHALPFIYLTAHSDANIIDEAKQTEPYGYIVKPFDPESLHATIQMAMYKYHVEKEREENMEGLKNDKLNLEKLLYNKKLSDKPIVPFGDDYYLDISVCETFYQGKKIKLTKKENAFMRLLVAQLGLVVSFDQAINYVWEEKGATENSVRTLVWRLRNKLPTDIIQNASGIGYYIED; encoded by the coding sequence ATGGAAAGTTACAAAGTCATGATCGTCGAGGACGATCCCGTTACAGCGATGAACCTTCAGATCGCTTTGGAAAACCAGGGGTATGAGGTTGCCGCGACGGTCGATTCATCGATCCAGGCACCCAACAAGATCAAGGTGTATGAACCCGATATCGTCCTGGTTGATATCAGTCTGCAGGAAGATGCGGACGGGATCGAACTGGCGAAGTATATCCGTGAGAAGCACGCCCTTCCGTTCATCTATCTCACGGCTCACTCCGATGCGAACATCATTGACGAAGCGAAACAGACCGAACCCTACGGCTACATCGTCAAACCTTTCGACCCGGAGTCGCTGCATGCGACGATCCAGATGGCGATGTACAAATACCATGTCGAAAAAGAGCGTGAAGAGAATATGGAGGGGCTTAAAAACGATAAGCTCAACCTCGAAAAGCTGCTCTATAACAAGAAGCTCTCCGACAAGCCGATCGTCCCGTTCGGTGACGACTACTATCTCGACATCAGCGTCTGCGAAACGTTCTACCAGGGCAAGAAGATCAAGCTGACGAAGAAAGAGAACGCTTTCATGCGCCTGCTGGTCGCCCAGCTGGGCCTCGTGGTCAGTTTCGACCAGGCGATCAACTACGTCTGGGAGGAGAAGGGGGCGACGGAGAACAGCGTGCGCACCCTTGTGTGGCGCCTGCGCAACAAACTGCCCACAGACATCATCCAGAACGCTTCGGGGATCGGTTACTATATCGAGGATTGA
- a CDS encoding ATP-binding protein: MPSVPQLQRVIDRFKEAKATILQRWVSYEAAGSVLRRHGIETDFFIRQYASGVYDYFEMVIRGEMQIGDCPVMAELLEYLKDHEVTSDELFMLCSHFRRAMVDVSYEIGVNSQEVYDEISYVFDLNFSGVLKRYTETIYQKEREIERNVKLLEEYRRAIDESAIVAKTDAQGIITYANEKLTRVCGYSQEELVGSSHTMLYDPEMPGSFFNHLAAAISEEGVFKGTIKGRAKEGRTFYIDTTVVPITDTQSGVTEYMAISYEVTDLVVAKEEAIAAGEAKEYFLSNMSHEIRTPLNAILGFVALLKDEAQTAKDRRYLDIIYSSGENLLSIINDILDFSKLRSGEFTVDPVAFNLHRTITHTLELFVPSVNQQHLTLTSFIDPRIPYELIADPLRIQQVISNLLGNAIKFTPPGGEITVEAYYTDGRISISVIDTGIGIAAKDQRHIFDPFSQARNADHPAAGGTGLGLSISAQLVRHMEGEITVHSHPGIGSTFTITLPVRVGDETRPLLTDLECIRTKRLALYCPEQKFDPMAASLVRYLQSFGVEITAVEQLDGDYDLLFFSEHCIGAPERDALLAAERPKVVLMDAPYDTYESVSGVTPLVMPLYCAKLQEVIETALTGDVEPEPKRDTAGVRFDGHVLVAEDNEANQELIGTLLGNLGVTYTIVGNGAEALKRFRSEAFDLVLMDEQMPVMNGRDALQAIRHIESRERRPHLPVIALTANVLGGIEQRRIYDDFLGKPIRMETLVASLERYLPRAERVDEAEVTPEVTVPEHKELCEILQVTEAQLQMLLGVYREKMMQSFGALEEAIAAGDLKQVALLAHSIKGSSSNFRFEAMTRLAESMELEARGGNSALDYAGVLSEMRNCFNTFVAGKS; encoded by the coding sequence ATGCCGTCCGTTCCGCAGCTTCAACGGGTTATTGACCGTTTCAAGGAGGCCAAGGCGACCATTCTGCAGCGCTGGGTCTCCTACGAGGCGGCCGGGTCGGTGCTGCGGCGCCACGGGATCGAAACCGACTTTTTTATCCGCCAGTACGCCTCGGGGGTCTACGACTATTTCGAGATGGTCATCCGCGGTGAGATGCAGATCGGCGACTGCCCGGTCATGGCGGAACTGCTCGAATACCTCAAAGACCACGAAGTCACCTCCGACGAACTTTTTATGCTCTGCAGCCACTTCCGCCGTGCAATGGTGGATGTCTCCTACGAGATCGGCGTCAATTCGCAGGAGGTCTACGACGAGATCAGCTACGTCTTCGACCTCAACTTCTCCGGGGTGCTCAAACGCTATACCGAGACGATCTACCAGAAAGAGCGGGAGATCGAGCGCAACGTCAAACTGCTTGAAGAGTATCGCCGGGCCATCGACGAAAGCGCCATCGTCGCCAAAACGGATGCGCAGGGCATCATTACCTATGCCAATGAGAAACTGACACGCGTCTGCGGCTACAGCCAGGAAGAGCTTGTCGGCAGCTCCCATACCATGCTTTACGACCCTGAAATGCCGGGGAGCTTTTTCAATCACCTGGCGGCGGCCATCAGCGAAGAGGGGGTCTTCAAAGGGACCATCAAGGGGAGGGCGAAAGAGGGACGGACCTTCTACATCGACACGACGGTCGTCCCGATCACCGATACGCAAAGCGGGGTGACGGAGTACATGGCGATCAGTTACGAGGTCACCGACCTTGTCGTGGCCAAAGAGGAGGCGATCGCGGCGGGGGAGGCGAAGGAGTACTTCCTCTCCAACATGTCGCACGAGATCCGTACGCCGCTCAATGCCATCCTGGGGTTTGTGGCCCTGCTCAAGGATGAAGCGCAGACGGCCAAAGACCGCCGTTACCTCGATATCATCTACAGCAGCGGCGAGAACCTGCTGAGCATCATCAACGATATCCTCGACTTCTCCAAACTGCGCAGCGGCGAGTTCACCGTCGACCCCGTAGCCTTCAACCTGCACCGTACCATCACCCATACCCTGGAACTCTTCGTCCCCAGCGTCAACCAGCAGCATCTCACCCTGACAAGCTTCATCGATCCGCGCATCCCCTACGAGCTGATCGCCGATCCGCTGCGCATTCAGCAGGTCATTTCCAACCTGCTCGGAAACGCGATCAAGTTCACCCCGCCGGGCGGGGAGATCACGGTCGAGGCATACTACACCGACGGGCGGATCAGCATCAGCGTCATCGACACCGGGATCGGGATCGCGGCCAAAGACCAGCGTCACATCTTCGACCCCTTTTCCCAGGCGAGGAACGCGGACCATCCGGCCGCAGGCGGTACGGGGCTGGGACTCTCCATCAGTGCCCAGCTGGTGCGGCACATGGAGGGGGAGATCACGGTGCACTCGCACCCCGGGATCGGGAGTACCTTCACCATCACGCTTCCCGTCCGCGTTGGGGATGAAACGCGCCCGCTGCTGACGGACCTGGAGTGCATCCGCACCAAGCGGCTCGCACTCTACTGCCCCGAGCAGAAATTCGACCCGATGGCGGCGTCGCTCGTTCGCTATCTCCAGAGCTTCGGCGTGGAGATCACGGCGGTGGAGCAGCTTGACGGCGATTACGACCTCCTCTTTTTCTCCGAACACTGCATCGGAGCGCCGGAACGGGATGCGCTTCTGGCAGCCGAGCGCCCAAAAGTCGTGCTGATGGATGCCCCCTATGACACCTATGAGAGTGTCAGCGGGGTGACCCCGCTCGTGATGCCGCTGTACTGCGCCAAACTGCAGGAGGTGATCGAAACGGCCCTGACAGGTGACGTCGAACCGGAGCCCAAAAGGGATACGGCAGGGGTGCGTTTTGACGGCCACGTCCTGGTCGCCGAGGATAACGAAGCGAACCAGGAGCTGATCGGCACGCTGCTGGGGAACCTCGGGGTGACCTATACGATCGTCGGCAACGGGGCCGAGGCGCTCAAACGGTTCCGCTCTGAGGCGTTTGACCTCGTGTTGATGGACGAGCAGATGCCGGTCATGAACGGGCGTGACGCCCTGCAGGCGATCCGGCATATCGAGAGCCGGGAGCGGCGGCCGCACCTGCCGGTGATCGCCCTGACGGCCAACGTACTGGGCGGGATCGAACAGCGGCGCATCTATGACGACTTCCTCGGAAAGCCGATCCGTATGGAGACCCTGGTTGCTTCGCTCGAACGCTATCTTCCCCGCGCCGAAAGGGTAGACGAAGCGGAGGTGACGCCCGAAGTGACGGTTCCGGAACACAAAGAGCTGTGCGAGATTCTGCAGGTCACCGAGGCGCAGCTTCAGATGCTGCTGGGCGTCTACCGGGAGAAGATGATGCAGAGTTTCGGTGCGCTGGAAGAGGCGATCGCCGCGGGGGACCTCAAGCAGGTCGCCCTGCTGGCACACTCTATTAAGGGTTCCAGCAGCAATTTCCGCTTCGAGGCGATGACCCGGCTGGCCGAATCGATGGAGTTGGAAGCCCGCGGGGGCAACAGCGCGCTGGATTACGCCGGCGTGCTTTCGGAGATGCGGAACTGTTTCAATACCTTCGTTGCGGGAAAAAGCTGA